The DNA segment GGATAGCGGCATCCAGCTGGCAGGCCCCATCTAACAGCGAATACTGACTATGGGTATGCAAATGAACAAAATTGGCAAACTTCATGTTATTCAATCAGCCTAACGGTAGGTAAATTCCTTTTTACTAATGTTAACAATTTTTTGCGCCCGAATAAAGAGCAAATATCAGAAAAAGTCGAATGCTCAGCAAAACTGAATTGATAAGCGGGTCCGGAGCGCTTTATTCAGTTGTGTCCGTCTAGCTTATCAAAACGGGAGATTAATCTCTATAGATTGCCGTCCAGGGTTCCCCTCCGGACAGATAATATCCCCGATACATTCCCGGCGTATTAAATGGCAACGCAATATTTCCGCTTGCGTCTATGGCAATAAGCCCACCTGTTCCCCCCAATTTCGTCAAACGCTCAAAAATAGCGGCTTCGGCGGCCTGCTTGAGATTCATTCCGCCATGTTCCATTAGCGCGGACACACTGAACGCCGTCACCGCCCGCATGAAAAATTCACCGTGGCCGGTGGTGGAGACGGCACAGGTCAGATTATTGGCACATGTGCCAGCCCCGATTATGGGGGAGTCCCCGATCCGCCCGTATCGGCAATTGGTCATCCCTCCGGTTGAAGTCGCCGCGGCCAAGTTCCCTGACTTATCCAATGCCACCGCCCCCACCGTTCCGAATTTCCGATCTTCATCGGGATTCCCTTCAGAAAGTTCGGTTTTTTCCCGGCCGCTCTCCCTGGCCAGTGCCGATTGCAGCTGCTTCCACCGTAATTCGGTAAAGAAATAACTATCTGGCACCTGCTCCACTCCTTGGCTTCGGGCAAATTCCTCGGCACCTTCACGAGCCAGAAGGACATGGTTCGATTTTTCCATGACCAACCGGGCCAGATTTATCGGATTCTTAATATGCCGCACCCCGGCAACCGCTCCTGCCCCCAAATGTGATCCGTCCATGATGGCCGCGTCCATCTCATTTGTCCCGGCATTGGTGAAAACTGCTCCCCGACCGGCATTAAAAAGCGGCGAGTCTTCCATTACATTGACAGCCCTCTGAACTGCCTCCAGGCTGCATCCCCCGGCTTTCAGAATTTTATAACCGGCAGTAAGCGAATCCGCCAACCCTGCCCGGTAAGCCTTTTCTAACTTGGGGGTCATGTTAAGTTTTGATATTGCCCCTGCCCCACCATGAATCACGATTCCAAAATCAGCCATGACATTTAACTCTTTATTTTATCAACGGTTATCGATCAATATTACGGTCGCCGGCAGACGGATATGATCAATAATACAGTTTTAAATTATTTCTTTTTGAGCGATTTGGCAAGTATTCTCTAAATTTAATACGGCTCGGGGGAAAACTCTTGTTGGGTCATCTGTAAAAGCGGATTTATAATGTCGTTTTTTTGCCGCATTTGCCCCATTTTCCCCAATAAGCGGATTTGGGTTTGAGGAATTTGCGACGGCGCCAATTTTCAGCCCGTAATTTGGGGAAATTTTCACGCGCAAAAAAGAGAATTTTATTCAAAAATTTGTTGACACTACATTGTAAGTTATTATATTTAAAGCGGCTACCTCTTTTATTACTGGTATTTGGGCTGACCAAAAAAGTAATAAATATTTTAATAATTGAATGAAGTTGATGTTCTATAATTGCACCTAGAGCATCTTCGAGCACAATCATTCAATCAGTTAACTGGACATTTATAAATATTCATCTTTCACCGGAGGATGATGCAGTATTGATCAAGGTCAACTGACCGAGCCTACCAGGCCGAGTCATATTTCCCGTCGGGGTCTGTTGTATTTACCGCCGGTTTTCCTGAATTAGGTTACGGCTGTTTCCCTGCCGGGAGCCATATGCTTGATCACTTGAGACCGAATCACATATCCGAAAAAAATAATATTTTCATAGAGCAATCTAGGGAGCAACGCTTTTATGGGAAAATTGCTAACGATTTTATTGATCGCGATGCTATCCATCGCTAGTTCGGTTTCGGCTCAGATAGTTATAGGGCCGCCCGACGATGAAACCATCATTGATACGACAATTCCTCCCGGGCCGATTCCTCGCCCGCCTGTCAGCATGATTTATGGGGGAACGACAACTCAGACGACTGACGCCGTTAACATCTCTCAAATCGATTGTTCGAATTTCCCCCTTATATGTCTGTATGTCGATGTTCTTGATATCAACGGCGATCCTATTCCGGGGATGACGGCCGATAGTTTCTGTGTGACTCAGGATGGCAATCCGATCGGCAGCTATACTGTTCAGCAGCTGACCCAGGACTCCTGCATCACTTCGGTCTGCTTTGTGGTTGACGTGAGCGGCAGCATGGGGGATAACCATAAGCTCGATTCGGCCAAGTCGGCCATGCATACTTTCGTCAATAATATGGACCCCTTTGACCGGGTGGCCATTGTCCCATATTCCAATTGCATTGGCACGATCACCAATTTTACAAGCAATAAAACCACTCTTCATAATGCCATTAACGCCTTGGCGGCAGGCGGTAATACGGCCTGCTTCGACGGCATTTATAAGGGCGTCGATATTACCCGGCTGGAGTTGGGAAGCAAAGCCGTTATTGCCTTCACCGATGGT comes from the Candidatus Zixiibacteriota bacterium genome and includes:
- a CDS encoding hypothetical protein (Evidence 5 : Unknown function) — protein: MLDHLRPNHISEKNNIFIEQSREQRFYGKIANDFIDRDAIHR
- the iaaA gene encoding isoaspartyl dipeptidase with L-asparaginase activity (Evidence 2a : Function from experimental evidences in other organisms; PubMedId : 15159592, 20508248, 3045084, 7984428; Product type e : enzyme), with translation MADFGIVIHGGAGAISKLNMTPKLEKAYRAGLADSLTAGYKILKAGGCSLEAVQRAVNVMEDSPLFNAGRGAVFTNAGTNEMDAAIMDGSHLGAGAVAGVRHIKNPINLARLVMEKSNHVLLAREGAEEFARSQGVEQVPDSYFFTELRWKQLQSALARESGREKTELSEGNPDEDRKFGTVGAVALDKSGNLAAATSTGGMTNCRYGRIGDSPIIGAGTCANNLTCAVSTTGHGEFFMRAVTAFSVSALMEHGGMNLKQAAEAAIFERLTKLGGTGGLIAIDASGNIALPFNTPGMYRGYYLSGGEPWTAIYRD